In one window of Eubalaena glacialis isolate mEubGla1 chromosome 13, mEubGla1.1.hap2.+ XY, whole genome shotgun sequence DNA:
- the ITGAL gene encoding integrin alpha-L: protein MNSCIMVIRLLLSGPFLFAPTWSYNLDVRHVQNFSIPHAGRHFGYRVLQVGNGVVVGAPGEGNNMGNLYQCQPGTGHCLPVRLSSSNYTSKYLGMTLATDPTSDSLLACDPGLSRTCDQNIYLSGLCYLLRQNLRGPVLQGHPGYQECIKGNVDLVFLFDGSRSLQQDEFQKILDFMKDVMKKLSNSSYQFAAVQFSSTYKTEFTFLDYVKWKDPDILLAKVKHMHLLTNTFGAINYVATKVFRQELGARPDATKVLIIITDGEATDKANIDVAKDIIRYIIGIGKYFKTKESQETLHEFASKPAEEFVKILDTFEKLKDLFTELQKKIYVIEGTSKQDLTSFNMELSSSGISADLSRGHGIVGAAGAKDWAGGFLDLKTDLRGDTFVGNEPLTPEVRAGYLGYTVTWLPSRRTPSLLAAGAPRYQHVGRVLLFQEPKGGEPWSQIQKIDGIQIGSYFGGELCGVDMDQDGDTELLLVGAPLFYGEQRGGRVFIYQRKKLGFEMVSELQGDPGYPLGRFGAVIAALTDINGDELTDVAVGAPLEEQGAVYIFNGQQAGLSPWPSQRIEGTRMLPGIRWFGRSIHGVKDLGGDGLVDVAVGAESQVIVLSSRPVVDIITAMSFSPAEIPVHEVECSYPTSDKKKEGVNITVCFQVKSLISQFKGHLVANLTYTLQLDGHRSRSRGLFPEGKHELSRNTAVTSVKSCTGFWFHFPVCTQDLISPINVSLNYSLWEEEGTPRDQRAQGKDIQPILRPSPHSETKEIPFEKNCGEDKKCEADLGLTSAARSRVLHLTPSASLSVELTLSNLGEDAYWVHLSLSFPRGLSFRKVETLKPHSQIPVSCEELPEETKLQSRALSCNVSSPIFKAGSLVDIQVMFHTLLNGSWGDFVEVHANVSCNNEDSGLLGDNSATTSIPVMYPINVLTKDQENSTLYISFTPKGPKIHHVKHIYQVRIQPSVYDHNVPTLEALVRVPQPHGEGPIMHKWSVQMEPPVTCHREDLESPSDVAEPCSLGAEFRCPVVFRQEILVQVIGTVELVGEIKASSMFSLCSSLSISFNSSKHFHLYGSNASLAQVIMKVDVVYEKEMVYLYVLSSIGGLLLLLLIFLALYKVGFFKRNLKERMEATVDASNEIAGEDAGQPASGEEAKDPGCLEPLHEEEARDGGGRD, encoded by the exons GTTCCAACTATACCTCCAAGTACTTGGGAATGACCTTGGCGACAGACCCCACAAGTGACAGCCTTTTG GCCTGTGACCCTGGACTGTCTCGGACATGTGACCAGAACATCTATCTAAGTGGCCTGTGTTACCTCCTCCGCCAGAATCTGAGGGGTCCGGTGCTGCAAGGGCACCCTGGTTATCAGG AATGTATAAAGGGCAACGTAGACTTGGTATTTCTGTTTGATGGCTCAAGGAGCTTGCAGCAAGatgaatttcagaaaattctgGACTTCATGAAGGATGTGATGAAGAAACTCAGCAACTCTTCCTACCAG tTTGCGGCTGTTCAGTTTTCCTCAACCTACAAAACAGAATTTACTTTCTTGGATTATGTTAAATGGAAGGACCCTGATATTCTGCTTGCCAAAGTCAAACACATGCACCTGTTGACCAACACCTTTGGTGCCATCAACTATGTCGC GACCAAGGTGTTCCGGCAAGAGCTGGGGGCCCGACCAGATGCCACCAAAGTGCTTATCATCATCACTGACGGGGAAGCCACTGACAAAGCCAACATTGACGTGGCCAAAGACATCATCCGCTACATCATTGGG attggAAAGTATTTTAAGACCAAGGAAAGTCAGGAGACACTCCATGAATTTGCCTCAAAACCTGCGGAGGAGTTTGTAAAGATTCTGGACACATTTGAGAAGCTGAAAGATCTATTCACCGAGCTGCAAAAAAAGATCTATGTCATTGAAG GCACAAGCAAACAAGACCTGACATCCTTCAACATGGAGCTGTCCTCCAGCGGGATCAGCGCGGACCTCAGCAGG GGCCATGGCATTGTAGGGGCCGCTGGAGCCAAGGACTGGGCTGGGGGCTTTCTCGatctgaagacagacctgcggggtGATACATTTGTTGGGAATGAACCATTGACACCAGAAGTGAGGGCAGGATATTTGG GCTACACGGTGACCTGGCTGCCCTCCCGACGGACCCCGTCGCTGCTGGCAGCTGGAGCCCCCCGATACCAGCACGTGGGGCGGGTGTTGCTGTTCCAAGAGCCAAAGGGCGGAGAACCCTGGAGCCAAATCCAGAAAATAGATGGGATCCAG ATTGGCTCTTATTTTGGTGGCGAGCTGTGTGGCGTTGACATGGACCAAGATGGGGATACAGAGCTGCTGCTGGTTGGAGCCCCCCTGTTCTATGGCGAGCAGAGAGGAGGCCGGGTGTTTATCTACCAGAGAAAAAAG CTGGGGTTCGAAATGGTCTCAGAGCTGCAGGGGGATCCCGGCTACCCCCTTGGGCGATTTGGAGCAGTCATCGCTGCCCTGACGGACATCAATGGGGATGAGCTGACGGACGTGGCCGTGGGAGCCCCTCTGGAAGAGCAGGGGGCTGTGTACATCTTCAATGGGCAGCAAGCGGGGCTGAGCCCCTGGCCCAGTCAG CGGATAGAAGGGACCCGGATGCTCCCAGGAATTCGATGGTTTGGACGCTCCATCCACGGCGTGAAGGACCTTGGCGGGGACGGCCTGGTAGATGTGGCTGTAGGGGCTGAGAGCCAGGTGATCGTGCTGAG CTCCCGGCCTGTGGTGGATATCATCACAGCCATGTCCTTCTCCCCGGCCGAGATCCCAGTGCATGAAGTGGAGTGCTCGTATCCCACCAGCGACAAGAAGAAGGAAGGCGTTAACATCACAGTCTGTTTCCAGGTCAAGTCTCTGATCTCCCAGTTCAAAG GGCACCTGGTTGCCAACCTCACTTACACTCTGCAGCTGGATGGCCATCGGAGCAGAAGCCGGGGGTTGTTCCCAGAAGGGAAACATGAGCTCAGCAGGAACACAGCTGTCACCTCAGTCAAGTCCTGCACTGGGTTCTGGTTCCACTTCCCG GTGTGCACTCAAGACCTCATCTCTCCCATCAATGTCTCCCTAAATTACTCTCTCTGGGAGGAAGAAGGGACACCGAGGGACCAAAGGGCG CAGGGCAAGGACATCCAGCCCATCCTGAGACCCTCACCACACTCGGAGACCAAGGAG ATCCCTTTTGAGAAGAACTGCGGAGAGGACAAGAAATGTGAGGCTGACCTGGGGCTGACCTCCGCTGCAAG ATCCAGAGTCCTGCATCTGACCCCCTCCGCCAGCCTCTCTGTGGAGCTGACACTGAGTAACTTGGGAGAAGATGCTTACTGGGTCCACCTCAGCCTGAGCTTCCCTCGGGGACTCTCCTTCCGCAAAGTGGAGACACTCAAG ccccacagccAGATACCTGTGAGCTGTGAGGAGCTTCCCGAGGAGACCAAGCTTCAGAGCAGGGCCCTCTCTTGCAACGTGAGCTCTCCCATCTTCAAAGCGGGCAGCTTG GTTGATATCCAGGTGATGTTTCATACGCTGCTGAACGGCTCCTGGGGGGACTTTGTCGAGGTGCACGCCAATGTGAGCTG CAACAATGAGGACTCAGGCCTCCTGGGGGACAACTCGGCCACCACCAGCATCCCAGTCATGTACCCCATCAACGTCCTCACCAAGGA CCAGGAAAACTCCACGCTCTATATCAGTTTCACCCCCAAGGGTCCCAAGATCCACCATGTCAAGCACATCTACCAG GTGAGGATCCAGCCTTCTGTCTATGACCACAATGTGCCCACCCTGGAGGCCTTGGTTAGGGTACCACAGCCTCACGGCGAGGGGCCCATCATGCACAAGTGGAGCGTGCAGATG GAGCCTCCTGTCACCTGCCACCGTGAGGATCTGGAGAGTCCATCTGATGTGGCTGAG CCTTGCTCACTTGGAGCCGAGTTCCGCTGCCCAGTGGTCTTCAGGCAGGAGATCCTCGTCCAAGTGATCGGGACGGTGGAGCTGGTGGGGGAGATCAAG GCCTCCTCCATGTTCAGCCTCTGCAGctccctctccatctccttcAACAGCAGCAAGCACTTTCACCTCTATGGCAGCAATGCCTCCCTGGCCCAG gtCATCATGAAGGTCGACGTGGTATATGAGAAGGAAATGGTCTATCTCTACGTGCTGAGCAGTATCGGGGGACTCTTGTTGCTGCTACTGATTTTCTTAGCTCTGTACAAG GTTGGTTTCTTCAAACGGAACCTGAAGGAGAGGATGGAGGCGACCGTAGATGCTTCAAATGAAATCGCTGGAGAAGACGCTGGGCAGCCGGCGTCTGGGGAAGAAGCCAAGGACCCGGGCTGCCTGGAGCCCCTCCACGAGGAGGAGGCCCGGGACGGAGGTGGCAGGGACTGA